One genomic segment of Mycolicibacterium chubuense NBB4 includes these proteins:
- a CDS encoding molybdopterin-dependent oxidoreductase → MAVTVEQKTTFCRICEPLCGMVATVEDGRLVALRPDREHPLSTGFACQKGIAFTEVVNDPDRVTVPLRRTPSGFEEVSWDDAMADIASRLAAVLSEHGSGAVGWYMGNPGAFSYSHVASVLAFTKGLGRRTHFFTASSQDTNSRLMASQLLYGTPTSVPIPDLVRTDLLVVMGANPVVSHGSFLTAPRIKDRMHDIVRRGGRVVVIDPRRSETAAAFEWLGIVPDTDAFLLLSLLQVLFAEGLADITALAARADGIDWLRTQVAPFTPESAERFTGIDPDAVRALARDLASTDRAAVYGRLGTCAGRFGTLTSYLIDVVNLVAGNLDEPGGSVINGLGLPGQRWVNVAMGAVLRRTYRRRRSRIGGFPALIGSEPAALMAKEILTPGERQIKALFVSAGNPVLSVPNGDELEAALDSLELSVALDFYLTETTARCDYVLPVTTMYERDDFPLTFQPFQATPFRQATKAVIDPVGKARQEWQIIGELMRRSSGSAPAFAAFSAAARVLRKAGGELTPRLLADVVIRMAAGGDRFGLRRGGLTFRRLIREQPHGSVLAPHLRTGALKEAIAYLGGRIALSHSDIADQIAALSSRSHPDGFPMRMIGMREARSENSWMHNAPLLMRGDRNHHGLMNADDAAELGIADGGQVLVTSPYGQIALPVSVTADLVSGVVALPHGWGHKGTGGWRLANRAGGVNVNQLTSSEPGDVESLSGMAWLTGVPVRVDKA, encoded by the coding sequence ATGGCCGTCACCGTCGAGCAGAAGACGACCTTCTGCCGCATCTGCGAGCCGCTCTGCGGCATGGTCGCCACCGTCGAGGACGGCCGGCTCGTCGCGCTGCGGCCGGACAGAGAGCATCCGCTGTCGACGGGGTTCGCGTGCCAGAAGGGGATCGCCTTCACCGAGGTGGTCAACGACCCCGATCGGGTCACCGTTCCGCTGCGGCGCACACCGTCCGGGTTCGAGGAGGTGAGCTGGGATGACGCGATGGCCGACATCGCGAGCCGCCTGGCGGCCGTGCTGTCCGAGCACGGCTCCGGTGCAGTGGGCTGGTACATGGGCAATCCGGGTGCGTTCAGCTATTCACACGTGGCGTCAGTCCTCGCCTTCACCAAGGGCCTCGGCCGCCGCACACATTTCTTCACCGCCTCATCGCAGGACACCAACAGCCGGTTGATGGCCAGCCAATTGCTCTACGGCACACCGACATCGGTGCCGATTCCCGACCTCGTCCGCACGGACCTGCTCGTCGTGATGGGCGCCAACCCCGTGGTGTCGCACGGCAGCTTCCTCACCGCGCCGCGGATCAAGGACCGCATGCACGACATCGTCCGGCGCGGCGGGCGGGTGGTCGTCATCGACCCGCGCCGGTCCGAGACCGCCGCGGCGTTCGAATGGCTCGGCATCGTTCCGGACACCGATGCGTTCCTGCTGCTGTCACTGCTGCAGGTGCTGTTCGCCGAGGGGCTGGCCGACATCACCGCACTCGCTGCCAGAGCCGACGGGATCGACTGGCTGCGCACGCAGGTCGCGCCGTTCACTCCGGAGTCGGCGGAGCGTTTCACCGGCATCGATCCCGACGCGGTCCGCGCGCTGGCCCGGGACCTGGCCTCGACGGACCGAGCGGCCGTCTACGGTCGGTTGGGCACCTGTGCAGGCAGGTTCGGGACGCTCACGTCCTACCTCATCGACGTCGTCAACCTCGTCGCAGGCAATCTGGACGAACCGGGCGGATCGGTGATCAACGGGCTGGGACTGCCCGGGCAGCGGTGGGTGAACGTCGCGATGGGCGCGGTGCTGCGCCGCACCTACCGGCGGCGGCGTTCCCGCATCGGCGGCTTCCCGGCGCTGATCGGGTCCGAACCCGCTGCGCTGATGGCCAAGGAGATACTCACGCCGGGTGAACGGCAGATCAAGGCGCTGTTCGTCAGCGCGGGCAACCCGGTGTTGTCCGTTCCGAACGGCGACGAGTTGGAGGCAGCGCTGGATTCGCTGGAACTGTCTGTGGCCCTTGACTTCTACCTCACCGAGACGACTGCGCGCTGTGACTACGTCCTGCCGGTGACCACGATGTACGAGCGCGACGACTTCCCGCTGACCTTCCAGCCGTTCCAGGCCACGCCGTTCCGGCAGGCGACCAAGGCGGTGATCGACCCCGTCGGCAAGGCCAGGCAGGAGTGGCAGATCATCGGGGAGTTGATGCGGCGGTCCTCGGGAAGCGCGCCGGCGTTCGCGGCATTCAGCGCGGCGGCGAGGGTGCTGAGAAAGGCCGGCGGCGAGCTCACCCCCCGACTGCTCGCCGACGTCGTCATCAGGATGGCCGCGGGCGGAGACCGGTTCGGGCTGCGCCGCGGCGGCCTCACCTTCCGCCGGCTGATCCGGGAGCAGCCGCACGGGTCGGTGCTGGCGCCGCACCTGCGGACGGGTGCCCTCAAGGAGGCCATTGCCTACCTGGGCGGACGAATAGCGCTGTCGCACAGCGACATCGCGGATCAGATCGCAGCGCTGTCCAGTCGCTCGCATCCTGACGGCTTCCCGATGCGGATGATCGGTATGCGCGAGGCGCGTTCGGAGAACTCATGGATGCACAACGCGCCACTGTTGATGCGCGGCGACCGGAATCACCACGGCTTGATGAACGCCGACGACGCCGCCGAACTCGGCATCGCCGACGGCGGACAGGTTCTGGTGACGTCGCCCTACGGGCAGATCGCGCTTCCCGTCAGCGTCACCGCGGACCTCGTCTCCGGCGTCGTCGCGCTGCCGCACGGCTGGGGCCACAAAGGCACGGGCGGATGGCGCCTGGCCAACCGGGCCGGCGGTGTCAACGTCAACCAGTTGACCTCGAGTGAGCCCGGTGACGTCGAGTCGCTCTCGGGGATGGCGTGGCTGACCGGGGTGCCCGTCCGCGTCGACAAGGCCTGA
- a CDS encoding 3-oxoacyl-ACP synthase III family protein: MMLPTLYFSRPATVLPDTAMDNDDVLARVGEAFTGPASEWDGVEQTIRYVFDRCNTKTRYLDQSTTLSPGEFAARAATACLEQNGVAATDLDLVVYGGIARDNFEPATAAEVAGRIGAKPLHATDVTCACAGLIEALHTVAGYFALHPEMKTALICAGELTRDRITYDMGSLQDVAVFAAGLTLGNAAAAFLVSREPLAGGSARLEGLVHKTLCEHYDLCQTPVDGHFTSKSKELFALSVHVPPEVRRMLDEIGWSSEEVDHYAFHQPSEAVLERVLTELGARPQACIHTHSLYGNTASTAWALALDYRLKHGTVEPGDKIVMASAAAGFTIVAAAAVWEG, translated from the coding sequence ATGATGCTTCCAACTCTTTACTTCTCACGGCCCGCGACCGTCCTTCCGGACACCGCGATGGACAACGACGATGTGCTCGCGCGCGTCGGCGAGGCCTTCACCGGCCCGGCGTCGGAGTGGGACGGAGTCGAGCAAACGATTCGGTACGTGTTCGACCGGTGCAACACCAAGACGCGCTACCTCGACCAGAGCACCACGCTCTCGCCGGGCGAGTTCGCGGCGCGCGCCGCCACCGCCTGCCTCGAGCAGAACGGCGTGGCCGCCACGGACCTCGACCTCGTCGTCTACGGCGGCATCGCCCGCGACAACTTCGAGCCGGCGACCGCCGCCGAGGTGGCCGGACGCATCGGCGCCAAGCCGCTGCACGCCACCGATGTGACCTGTGCCTGCGCCGGCCTGATCGAGGCGCTGCACACGGTCGCGGGATACTTCGCGCTGCACCCCGAGATGAAGACCGCGCTGATCTGCGCCGGCGAGCTGACCCGCGACCGGATCACCTACGACATGGGATCGCTGCAGGACGTCGCGGTGTTCGCCGCCGGCCTGACGCTCGGCAATGCCGCCGCCGCGTTCCTGGTCTCCCGCGAGCCGCTGGCCGGCGGTAGCGCCCGCCTCGAGGGCCTCGTCCACAAGACGCTCTGCGAGCACTACGACCTGTGCCAGACGCCCGTCGACGGCCACTTCACGTCGAAGTCGAAGGAGCTGTTCGCGCTGTCGGTGCACGTGCCGCCGGAGGTCCGCCGCATGCTCGACGAGATCGGATGGTCGTCCGAAGAGGTCGACCACTACGCCTTCCATCAGCCCAGTGAGGCGGTCCTGGAGCGGGTGCTGACCGAGCTGGGCGCGCGTCCGCAGGCCTGTATCCACACCCACTCGCTGTACGGCAACACCGCGAGCACCGCATGGGCCCTCGCCCTCGACTACCGCCTGAAGCACGGCACCGTGGAGCCGGGTGACAAGATCGTCATGGCAAGCGCCGCGGCGGGTTTCACCATCGTGGCGGCCGCCGCGGTATGGGAGGGCTGA
- a CDS encoding sulfotransferase family protein, with protein MERYLRVYRVISKTFGLRLRPLGTFLVLQLRAGISAATMGLDRVVFSRYRDEPIDRPIFIIGNPRSGTTFLHRFLLGTGGLAAFELWEMLFPAITARKLLGRIVPRLDRLSPARYHPSDVHDTSLRGIETDDPAWFFHTLDGPFAWAYFLAWQDTWGSDLSRRCFGIDGVTAQEKERFFRYYEECWRRNLYYKRDNRILAKTSMLTFRLDEVLERYPDCKLIYIIRDPVEVIPSGMSLIASVLENGYDAFNRTSKQDQERWIENLYQASCDMLRVFYEAYSSGRIPEKNLCVVRYVDLIQNLEPTIERICEFAEIEPTEAFRAEVRAQAEKQRSYKSKHQHAPDRFGLSAERIRTDLAYVYDGFDLPKHAE; from the coding sequence ATGGAGCGTTACCTGCGCGTCTACCGAGTCATCAGCAAGACGTTCGGGTTGCGGCTGAGGCCGCTCGGCACGTTCCTGGTGCTTCAGCTGCGGGCGGGCATCTCCGCGGCGACGATGGGTCTGGACCGCGTCGTCTTCTCCCGCTACAGGGACGAGCCGATCGACCGGCCGATCTTCATCATCGGGAATCCGCGTAGCGGCACGACGTTCCTGCACCGCTTCCTGCTCGGAACCGGCGGCTTGGCCGCGTTCGAGCTGTGGGAGATGCTGTTCCCGGCCATCACCGCGCGCAAGCTGCTCGGTCGCATCGTCCCGCGTCTGGACCGGCTCTCGCCGGCGCGCTACCACCCGTCGGATGTGCATGACACCAGCCTGCGGGGCATCGAGACCGACGACCCGGCGTGGTTCTTCCACACGCTCGACGGTCCCTTCGCCTGGGCCTACTTCCTGGCCTGGCAGGACACCTGGGGCAGCGATCTGTCGCGGCGCTGCTTCGGAATCGACGGAGTGACGGCACAGGAGAAGGAGCGCTTCTTCCGTTACTACGAGGAATGCTGGCGAAGGAACCTGTACTACAAGCGGGACAATCGCATCCTCGCCAAGACCAGCATGCTGACCTTCCGCCTCGACGAGGTGCTCGAGCGCTACCCCGACTGCAAGCTCATCTACATCATTCGTGACCCCGTCGAGGTCATCCCGTCGGGGATGTCGCTCATCGCGAGCGTGCTCGAGAACGGATACGATGCGTTCAACCGCACCAGTAAACAAGATCAGGAGCGGTGGATCGAGAACCTCTACCAAGCGTCCTGCGACATGCTCCGCGTCTTCTACGAGGCTTACTCTTCGGGGCGGATCCCGGAGAAAAACCTTTGCGTGGTGCGGTATGTCGACCTCATCCAGAATCTCGAGCCCACGATCGAGCGCATCTGCGAGTTCGCCGAGATCGAACCCACGGAGGCCTTCCGGGCCGAGGTGCGCGCGCAGGCGGAGAAGCAGCGGTCGTACAAGAGCAAGCATCAGCACGCTCCGGACCGGTTCGGCCTCAGCGCCGAGCGCATCCGGACCGACCTGGCCTACGTGTACGACGGGTTCGATCTTCCGAAGCACGCTGAATGA